One window of Acipenser ruthenus chromosome 17, fAciRut3.2 maternal haplotype, whole genome shotgun sequence genomic DNA carries:
- the LOC117423390 gene encoding septin-9-like isoform X4, with translation MEPSDVGDSLKRSFEVEEVDTPTHPSLPSRRTANPLLRSAVSSSAQRFQDLGTKHSSELSTQQSPKTSLRRVELTGPRLPEAASRRTEISIDISSKQVENISPGVSRFGLRRPEAPGHKSPELVQKQAEISVGKPQESPLRRTEPPFSRIPDPHPRKTEFTAAPQAEVPSKRVEIQVTKPAELPAPARSEPNNLPAAISVQQSQPQPADTEILIKSRDVPEVIPCNTSTAMAEPSRDPASKPVLSVRGERPPPDFHYVGIDAILEQMRRKAMKQGFQLNIMVVGQSGLGKSTLVNTLFKSKVSRRSMQATAEERIPKTIEIKSVSHDIEEKGVRMKLTVIDTPGFGDHINNENCWQPIMKFINDQYEKYLQEELNINRKRWIPDSRVHCCIYFIPPTGHSLRPLDVEFMRRLSKVVNIVPVIAKADTLTLEERDFFKQKIREELGAHGIDVYPQKEFDEDTEDRMINEKIREMIPFAVVGSDQEYQVNGRRILGRKTKWGTIEVDLC, from the exons ctttaaAAAGATCTTTTGAAGTAGAGGAGGTAGACACCCCAAcgcatccctccctcccttccagaAGAACAGCAAACCCTCTCCTGAGGTCTGCAGTGTCCAGCTCTGCACAGAGATTCCAGGACCTGGGAACCAAACACTCTTCAGAGCTCTCAacccagcaatcccccaagacgAGCCTGAGGAGAGTGGAGCTGACAGGCCCCCGGCTCCCTGAAGCAGCCTCCCGGCGCACTGAGATCTCCATTGACATCTCCTCCAAGCAAGTGGAGAACATCAGCCCAGGGGTATCGAGATTCGGGCTAAGGAGGCCAGAGGCCCCGGGTCACAAGTCCCCGGAGCTAGTTCAGAAACAGGCAGAGATATCCGTCGGCAAGCCCCAGGAATCCCCCCTGAGACGTACAGAGCCTCCCTTCTCCAGGATCCCCGACCCGCATCCCAGGAAGACAGAATTTACAGCAGCCCCACAAGCTGAGGTGCCTTCAAAACGTGTTGAGATTCAGGTCACAAAACCTGCAGAGCTCCCTGCTCCAGCAAGGTCAGAGCCAAACAACCTCCCTGCTGCCATCAGTGTGCAGCAGAGCCAGCCACAGCCTGCAGATACAGAGATCTTAATCAAGAGTCGAGATG TGCCAGAGGTAATTCCCTGCAACACAAGCACCGCCATGGCAGAGCCTTCCAGAGACCCGGCCAGCAAGCCAGTCCTGTCCGTACGCGGCGAGAGGCCGCCCCCCGACTTCCACTACGTGGGCATCGATGCCATCCTGGAGCAGATGAGAAGGAAGGCCATGAAGCAGGGCTTCCAGCTCAACATTATGGTTGTGG GTCAGAGCGGACTGGGAAAGTCCACGCTGGTGAACACTCTCTTCAAGTCCAAGGTGAGCCGCAGATCCATGCAAGCCACTGCCGAGGAGAGGATCCCCAAAACCATTGAGATCAAATCTGTTAGCCACG ATATTGAGGAGAAGGGAGTCCGGATGAAGCTCACTGTAATCGACACGCCCGGATTCGGAGATCATATCAACAATGAgaactg CTGGCAGCCCATCATGAAGTTCATCAATGATCAGTATGAGAAGTACCTTCAGGAGGAGCTCAACATTAACAGGAAGAGGTGGATCCCGGACTCCAGAGTGCACTGCTGTATATACTTCATTCCCCCCACCGGACACTC CCTTCGACCCCTCGATGTGGAGTTTATGAGGCGTCTCAGTAAAGTGGTCAACATTGTGCCTGTGATCGCAAAGGCAGACACGCTGACTCTAGAGGAGAGGGACTTCTTTAAACAAAAG ATCAGGGAGGAACTTGGAGCCCACGGCATTGACGTGTACCCACAGAAAGAGTTTGACGAGGACACTGAGGACCGCATGATCAACGAGAAGATAAGA